A stretch of DNA from Deltaproteobacteria bacterium:
ACCGGCATGGAAGGAAAGAAGGACGAGGCCGCGATACTCTCTTCGCCTGCGGAGATGATGTGGGTCGTTGCCCCGAAGGACCGCGAGGTCATCCCGCTGGAGAACCTCGTGGCGTGGCGGAGGAAGATCCTGGTCGCGGCGCGCACCCCCGAGGAGGTGAGGCTGTACCGTGGAATCCTGGAAAAGGGGGTCCACGGGATCGTCCTCGTCGCGGATACGCCCGGCGGCATGCGCTCCCTTGCCGCGTCGGCGAGAAAGGAACCGGAAAGCACGCCGCTTGTCGAAGGCAGGGTCGTCGAGATCCTGCCGCTCGGTATCGGCGACCGGGTCTGCGTCGACACCTGCACGCTGATCGAGGGGAACCGGGGGATGCTTGTGGGGAATTCCAGCGCGGGGATGTTTCTCATATGCGCGGAGAACGTCCCGAACCCGTACGTTCTCCCGCGTCCCTTCCGAGTCAACGCCGGGGGGGTCCACTCATATTGCCGGGTGCCCGGGGGGCGCACGGCCTACCTTTCCGAGCTTTCCTCGGGGTCCGAGATCCTGCTGGTCGGAGAATCGGGAGAGGGGGAGACGGCGTCGGTGGGGCGGGTCAAGGTGGAGCGCCGCCCGCTGCTGCTGATCCGCGCGAAGACTCCCACGGGTGCCGTCCACTCCGTCATACTTCAGAATGCGGAGACGATCCGCGTGGCGCGCCCCGGCGGCGCGGCGGTTTCCGTGGCGAAGATCGCCGAGGGGGATGTCGTACTCCTGGCGGAAGAGGCCGCCGGACGCCACTTCGGCGTGGCGGTCGAGGAGACGATCAGGGAAAAATGAGGCGGCAAAACGCCCGAAGGTATAGTATATAAATTGGATTTTCGTTAAGAAGGAGGGCGC
This window harbors:
- a CDS encoding 3-dehydroquinate synthase II; this translates as MPPVLWARVIPWEKEMAVAALESGVDTLWVPDGSSDRARELGRVRTVCAEGDIREGCDFRVTGMEGKKDEAAILSSPAEMMWVVAPKDREVIPLENLVAWRRKILVAARTPEEVRLYRGILEKGVHGIVLVADTPGGMRSLAASARKEPESTPLVEGRVVEILPLGIGDRVCVDTCTLIEGNRGMLVGNSSAGMFLICAENVPNPYVLPRPFRVNAGGVHSYCRVPGGRTAYLSELSSGSEILLVGESGEGETASVGRVKVERRPLLLIRAKTPTGAVHSVILQNAETIRVARPGGAAVSVAKIAEGDVVLLAEEAAGRHFGVAVEETIREK